The window CCCTAAACGTTTAGCGGTCCCCAAGCCCTCCATGGATGAGGTCGCGAAGGCTCTGGAGAGGCTGGGCATAAAATACGAAGTGCACGGCGACAAGAAGTACCCAGCGCTGTGGTACGACGAGAGGGGGCGGGGCTATTTCGTTGTGTATGCAGATGACGTAAGGGACGTGGCCAGAAGGGTCGCGGAAGAGATATCTAGGTCTAGATCTCGGGGGTAATGCTGGTCGTCTTCTTCATAGGGACTGCCGGCAGCGGGAAGTCGACCTTGGTCTCGGCCCTCTACAACTGGATGGACGAA of the Thermoproteus uzoniensis 768-20 genome contains:
- a CDS encoding signal recognition particle subunit SRP19/SEC65 family protein gives rise to the protein MKKKEGRVLWLVYIDATVPRSLGRILPKRLAVPKPSMDEVAKALERLGIKYEVHGDKKYPALWYDERGRGYFVVYADDVRDVARRVAEEISRSRSRG